A stretch of the Papaver somniferum cultivar HN1 chromosome 6, ASM357369v1, whole genome shotgun sequence genome encodes the following:
- the LOC113287622 gene encoding protein SPA1-RELATED 4-like, protein MAGSSGLGWEKSDSSRGLNGCVISRERNGLHNNGNRLSSSGNASNNDRFMQGGKAIEIGSSRSNLMEQSDLSLRQWLDKPERTVDHLECLHIFKQIVETVNLAHSQGVVINNVRPSCFVMSLFNRVSFIESASSSSDSDSSEDRPNRKPLGGQNNSSTEVSHPNTSQRASDTSCLRSCSVFPMCKSSIEEIEERNVDDSRKLEEVKEIKRNFPLKQILAMEIGWYTSPEEVEGSPSSFAADIYRLGVLLFELFCAFSSTEEKLRTMSNLRHRVLPPQLLLKWPKEASFCLWLLHPRPNTRPKMSEVLQSGFLVEPRDSMEEREAAMSLREVAEEQELLAEFFLLTQQKKQEAIEKLQDTISLISSDIDEVQKQHLVINIKGGVYTEINSNGYRMMDRIESLPVNPDRNDDWTAMGSKKHSRSGMQVQDEEVHEQPAKVQKSGTETEKQESILSKSSRLMKNFKKLEAAYFSTRLRATKPKTRPRNRYSGMNGDGKGSIVMTEGSSVDNFSSKEGYSEESKRTGWIEPFLEGLCKYLSYSKLKVKADLKQGDLLNSSNLVCSLNFDRDKELFATAGVNKKIKVFECDSILNEDRDIHYPVVEMASKSKISSLCFNSYIKSQIASSDFDGVVQVWDVTRSQVTMEMREHERRVWSVDFSLADPTKLASGSDDCAVKLWNINQVGSIGTIKTKANVCCVQFPPNSSHSLAIGSADHNIYCYDLRSTKIPLCTLRGHSKTVSYVKFVDSTTLVSASTDNTLKLWDLTTCTYRVLDSPQQTFTGHTNVKNFVGLSISDGYIATGSETNEVFVYHKAFPMPVLSYKFCNTDPVFGYELDDASQFISAVCWRGQSSTLVAANSTGNIKLLEMV, encoded by the exons ATGGCTGGTTCATCAGGTTTAGGTTGGGAAAAATCTGATAGTTCTAGGGGATTGAATGGTTGTGTTATTTCAAGGGAGAGGAATGGATTGCATAATAATGGGAATAGATTAAGTAGTTCAGGTAATGCATCAAACAACGACAGATTCATGCAGGGAGGGAAGGCGATAGAAATTGGCTCGTCTAGATCGAATTTGATGGAACAAAGTGATCTTAGCTTGAGGCAGTGGTTAGATAAACCGGAACGAACTGTGGATCATTTAGAGTGCTTACATATATTTAAACAGATTGTAGAAACTGTCAATCTTGCACATTCCCAAGGTGTTGTAATCAATAACGTGAGGCCGTCTTGTTTCGTCATGTCATTGTTCAACCGTGTCTCCTTTATCGAGTCGGCATCAAGTTCTTCTGATTCTGATTCCTCGGAGGATCGCCCGAACAGAAAGCCCTTAGGGGGACAAAATAATTCCTCAACAGAGGTATCTCATCCTAATACTTCTCAAAGGGCATCTGATACTAGTTGCTTACGATCATGTTCGGTTTTTCCTATgtgtaaatcatcaattgaagaGATTGAAGAGAGAAATGTAGATGATAGCAGGAAACTTGAAGAAGTTAAGGAAATCAAGAGAAATTTCCCACTGAAACAGATATTAGCTATGGAGATCGGTTGGTATACTAGTCCAGAGGAAGTTGAGGGTTCTCCAAGCTCCTTTGCGGCAGATATCTATCGGTTGGGAGTTCTTCTATTTGAG TTGTTCTGTGCATTTAGCTCGACGGAAGAAAAGCTTAGAACTATGTCGAATCTCAGGCATCGAGTTCTACCTCCTCAGTTGCTTTTGAAATGGCCCAAAGAAGCCTCATTTTGCCTCTGGCTATTGCATCCAAGGCCAAATACTAGACCAAAAATGAG TGAGGTGTTACAAAGTGGGTTCCTCGTTGAACCAAGAGATAGCATGGAAGAACGGGAAGCTGCAATGAGTTTAAGAGAAGTTGCAGAAGAACAAGAGTTACTTGCGGAATTCTTTTTGCTGACCCAGCAGAAAAAACAAGAAGCAATCGAAAAGCTGCAAGATACAATATCTTTGATCTCTTCTGACATTGACGAAGTTCAGAAACAGCATTTAGTTATTAATATCAAGGGAGGTGTATATACGGAAATAAACAGCAATGGTTACAGAATGATGGATAGGATAGAAAGTCTACCAGTGAATCCTGATAGAAATGATGATTGGACTGCCATGGGATCTAAAAAGCATTCCAGGTCAGGTATGCAGGTTCAAGATGAGGAAGTTCATGAACAACCAGCTAAGGTTCAGAAGTCGGGGACAGAAACAGAAAAACAAGAAAGTATTTTGTCTAAAAGTTCTCGGCTGATGAAGAATTTTAAGAAACTAGAAGCAGCTTATTTCTCAACTAGGTTAAGGGCAACCAAGCCAAAGACAAGACCGCGTAATAGATATTCCGGAATGAACGGTGATGGTAAAGGCTCCATTGTTATGACcgaaggaagttcagttgataacTTTTCTTCCAAGGAGGGATACAGTGAAGAAAGTAAAAGGACCGGTTGGATAGAACCATTTCTTGAGGGTCTGTGCAAGTATCTTTCTTATAGCAAGTTAAAAGTTAAGGCAGACCTTAAGCAGGGTGATCTGCTGAATTCTTCAAATTTAGTATGCTCCTTGAATTTCGATCGTGACAAAGAACTTTTTGCTACAGCTGGTGTAAATAAGAAAATTAAAGTATTTGAATGCGACTCAATTTTAAACGAGGATCGTGATATTCATTATCCTGTAGTTGAGATGGCTAGTAAATCAAAAATTAGCAGTTTATGTTTCAATAGCTATATCAAAAGCCAGATCGCTTCAAGTGACTTTGATGGTGTGGTGCAG GTGTGGGATGTTACGCGGAGTCAAGTGACTATGGAAATGCGGGAGCACGAGAGACGTGTGTGGTCTGTTGACTTCTCACTTGCAGATCCTACAAAATTGGCCAGCGGTAGTGATGATTGTGCTGTTAAGCTATGGAATATCAATCAG GTAGGAAGTATTGGCACCATAAAGACCAAAGCCAATGTCTGTTGTGTTCAGTTTCCTCCTAATTCATCACATTCACTTGCAATTGGTTCAGCAGATCATAATATATATTGCTACGATTTGCGTAGCACAAAAATACCTTTGTGCACCCTAAGAGGTCACTCTAAGACCGTGAGTTATGTCAAGTTTGTTGATTCCACCACTCTTGTTTCTGCATCTACGGATAACACACTGAAGCTTTGGGATTTAACAACCTGCACATATCGGGTTCTTGATAGTCCGCAACAAACTTTCACAGGGCACACAAATGTTAAG AATTTCGTGGGTTTATCTATATCGGACGGCTACATAGCTACAGGCTCTGAAACTAATGAG GTTTTCGTTTACCACAAAGCTTTCCCCATGCCCGTATTATCCTACAAATTCTGCAACACAGACCCGGTCTTTGGTTATGAATTAGATGATGCTTCACAATTCATATCCGCAGTTTGTTGGCGTGGTCAGTCCTCTACATTGGTTGCAGCCAATTCTACAGGAAATATTAAACTCCTGGAAATGGTATGA
- the LOC113290815 gene encoding uncharacterized protein LOC113290815 yields MNPLFVEIHGTIPTIEGDLRVIIEKHARLEEIQRENPRAQTQRPHRTNSVEQASGSKRDGSGERPSEDRKEKRDDRRREDRKFEDQVYTKLNASYSRILREIKGRENLEWPWSKGKQPPRSEKSKEYCEYHCFNGHQTEKCKNLKIMIKKLIDAGDLKQYIQKVDTENRTKRSKKVQFPEGNRTLNTISCSEAAGPSLTTQIGKRLRKQFEDYCELYKIDGVEVDEHEHWMYAPMTFDAEYIEEDMEDHNDPLVLTLPVAGCNIKKILIDGGSLVNVLFNDTFIRMEINDEQLMSSYYTIYGFNGAPTKPLGYIVLQVNAGPMKVDT; encoded by the coding sequence ATGAACCCGCTATTCGTCGAGATTCATGGTACCATCCCCACTATCGAAGGAGATCTTCGAGTAATCATAGAAAAACATGCCAGGCTGGAGGagattcagcgtgaaaatcccagagcccAGACTCAAAGACCTCATCGAACCAACTCGGTGGAGCAAGCCAGCGGATCCAAAAGGGACGGTTCTGGCGAACGACCTAGCGAggatagaaaagaaaaaagagatgatCGTCGACGTGAGGATCGGAAATTCGAAGACCAGGTCTACACGAAGCTAAACGCTAGCTACTCTCGCATCCTAAGGGAGATCAAAGGACGGGAAAATCTTGAGTGGCCATGGTCCAAAGGGAAACAACCCCCAAGGTCCGAGAAATCTAAGGAATACTGCGAATACCATTGCTTCAATggccaccagaccgagaaatgcaaaaacctcaagatAATGATCAAAAAGCTGATCGACGCAGGAGATCTCAAGCAGTACATACAGAAAGTGGATACCGAAAATAGGACCAAACGAAGCAAGAAGGTTCAATTTCCTGAAGGAAACCGAACCCTTAACACCATCTCATgctccgaagccgcagggccttCGCTAACAACGCAAATAGGGAAAAGGTTAAGGAAGCAATTTGAAGACTACTGTGAACTGTACAAAATCGATGGAGTGGAGGTAGACGAACACGAACATTGGATGTACGCACCTATGACTTTCGACGCTGAATACATCGAAGAGGATATGGAAGATCACAATGATCCTTTGGTCCTCACGTTACCAGTAGCAGGATGCAATATCaagaagatcctcatcgacggaggGAGCTTAGTTAATGTTCTGTTTAATGACACATTCATACGAATGGAGATTAACGACGAACAACTAATGTCTTcgtactacaccatctacgggtttaACGGGGCACCTACGAAGCCATTAGGATACATCGTCTTGCAAGTAAACGCAGGACCCATGAAAGTGGATACATGA